Genomic DNA from Oreochromis aureus strain Israel breed Guangdong linkage group 2, ZZ_aureus, whole genome shotgun sequence:
TCTCATCACTTAAGCAATATTTGCTGCTGTATATATCATTCATTTTATCACTTGCAATATTATTGATTTAGACATATTGTACCTTCATAATGAATGTTTATCCATTGCAGCCTTTGGATGAAGCTAATCTCTCTGAGCTGAAAGTGGCTCTTAAAGGCTTTCTTCAGAAGGGTGAGACTATCAAGCTGGAAACAAAGGTACAACTCTAATGCACAGTCCCAAAAATCTGCTAGTGCACTCTTTTTGTGCACTAGTCAATTCTAAGATGTGGGGTTATTTTGCTTGCATAACATGTCTTATCTCAGACTGGTGAGATAACATTTAAGCGCACATTTTGGTGTTTACTACACTGTCTGTTTGACACTCATGAAAATTAGTGCAAATCTAACAATCTGTATAATTTACATAGTGAAGCAAATATTTTCTGGAAACttgcattaaaaaatatgaatgtaAAAATGTACATAATCAACTAGAGGAGTTTGTATTATGATTGGCTGTAAGATGAACATTTAAATAGTGAATTCCAGGAAATGGAAAAACATCTTCTTACATCTTTTTCCCCCCCCCCGAGACTCTGAGCAATCATTTacatagaaataaaactttatcagtagttttatttctatatgtttTCAAGATAATTACTAATAATTATGTTCATATCTTTCAGAGCCTAAATTATAGaacattatatttttttttttctggctgtTGACAAGTTAAAATGTTTATAGATTGTCCACTGTCTCCTCTGCAAAAGCTGAGGAAACTGTATATGAAAGAGATTTTAAACAAGGCTCAATCCACTATTTTAAATTCTTTACTATAACCCCGCCCCCccagaaaaaaatggaaacttgtgaaaaaataaataaataaatgattgtcTTATGTAATGTAAGGGGAAGTCTCATGTTCATATGTGTTGGCTAACAATTGTACCCGTCTCTTCACAGTCGGATCCTTCCATCCTGGGGGGCATGATCGTCAGCATCGGAGACAAGTATGTGGACATGTCCACCAAAACAAAGATCCAGAAGCTGACCAAGCTCATCAGGGAAACTTAAGTCCTGTGGACTTAATTTTGCAAAGACGACCATTGGCGAAGGAGAAACTTTGAAAATTGTAGATTGTGACCTGTTCCAGCACTGTTGTTGCCCTATAAATCCAGTGTTTGTGcttaaaatgttaataaaaactaaaaaaaatcgATCGCTGATGTTTGTTGTCTTTGTAAAGCACATATACACAGCTTCCTTTATACTGACCAGTGATCTCATGGCCAGGTTAGTTGCAATATCATCATTActatattttaataaatgaacagGTTGTTCAATACAGTGTGTCAGTTGCATAGTTACCACTGTGCTGTCGAGATACAATTTTGGTTCCATGGCTAACACAGTTCCATGCTTCACTACTAGATAGATTTTTGATACTTTTCCGATTCTACAGAAACCCATTGCGTCACACGGATCAGGCCCTACGTTTCCTGGACGCTTTTATTGCGCATGCGCAGTTCTCTGctggtttaattttttttttccccttttcttttttttttctgggtgaAAATGGCTGCCACTCTCATCCAAACCTCTGCGTAGAGGATTAACTGAGCGTTGAAATATGCAGCAGACCCGCTTCGAGACAACACTCGCAGACGCCAGGGCGTAGTTAGTGCTGCGCCTTCACAAAGATGTTGTGGCCGTCAGGGAGAGGAAGTGTAGACGAGTCGAAATTAACCCTTTCCACTCCAACGTCCACCAACAAATGAGGTACGAACTGTTCATCTTTCGCTCTTTGAGTAGTTCGGCGATCTATGGCAGTAATCATTTAAATTTATTATGCATGCCGTGCATTTTTGCAAACTATGACTCTGTTTGAACATCTTTCTTTCGGACATCACttatctttgtttgttttgtgttgcagTGCTAAAAAGGCCTGTTTGGGCCACTAGAAGTCAGCTACTAAAAACTGGGTTGTTTGTCAGTAAAACACGTGGCTTTTCTAGCTCATGTATTTCTGTGTACCCCAACAGAAAATGATGCACCAAGTGACCACCAGCAGCAGTGACTATTGCAtgagtgcactgacagaggACTGTCATCCAGGCACCCACTTTGATTTATGTAGTACACAGTCCAACAAATTCTACCCCTCTCCGACAAACCCTGGTTTGCAGCTGTCCCTCGCCAGCCTTGCCCCTTTGCCACAGGGCATGCACAAAGCCATGGCGTGCCAGTTACAAGACGCCCAGAATGACTTCCAGTCACAGGCGGTGAGAATCAGAGCCGGTGAAGCTCTAGGGCCTGAGGGCTCTAAGAAAAAGAAGGGCACGGCGAAGTCAGGGCGGAGAGGGAGGCCATCGGGGACCACAAAGTCAGCTGGGTACCGTACAAGTACTGGGCGTCCACTTGGGACAACTAGAGCAGCCGGTTTCAAGACAAGCCCAGGTAGGCCCCTTGGAACCACCAAAGCTGCAGGATATAAGGTGAGCCCTGGGAGACCCCCCGGCAGCATCAAGAGCCTCACTCGCCTCAAGAAGCTAGAATTCGGATGCGACGGCACCAGGAAGCTGGACTTTAGCAACTGCAGTGCTCCCAAGAAGCTGGACTTCACTACCTGTGATGTTTCATCTTTTCCATACACCATGATGGAGAAAAGAGACCTCTGTGAGCCCGGTAGCAATAAAGTGGATGAAACCACAGAGATAAATTCTGCAGCTGCTTCCCCGGTGTTTGAAAAACATTTGGTTGCATGAACAAGAGGACTAGAAGGAATTGTGGCATTTCATGTATGCTGGgagaaaaagttgtttttttcatttacagtgGTTCAAAGTTTTCATTGTACAGTGTTTGGCATTCTCATCATCCTCTCCTAATAAACGACTGAATCACAAATATGTTGCTCCAGTATGGCAGAGGTGCATGCACATGAAATAACACCAGTCAGTATAGTTTGTGGTTCAGACCTCAGTAACCCTGATGTATTTGGTTCCTCTGAATTGTGACATGTTCTCTTACTCTGTTCTAAGACAtgaatatgtttgtttgtgtgacattttctacatgcataaacattttagaacaaaaaaaagtcaatgaAACCAAATCTTTCCCGAGCATAAATATGTAACCGTGTAGtcgttctttgtgttttgtccgCTTGTCTGATATGTGGTTTATTTTGTGATACAATCCAGCATCTTATCGAGAGCAGGAGCCCTGCGGTACGTTTTTATTGACTCAAACTGGGAAAGCTTAAAGCATAATACCCCCTTTGTTTCTGCACTTTGTAAATATAGTTTGCATCATGTATTGTAACAGCCTGTTTCCATATCCACAGTCACTTGATAAGCACTTCCACTTGTGCATGTATGTTAGACTGATCAGTAGAGGGGGGAACGACTAATGCTTTGTGGcatatgtaataataataatgatttcctGTATGTGaaaccaaaataaaagaaacaaatggtCTTTTTCAGTTTCCTGTCACGTGTAATTCTTGCTCTGGACACAAGGGGGCTTGAGTCCTGTGACATGGCAGTCACTTTGTCATAATACCTTTATTTACACCTTGTTAGACTAAATAAAGGCGTGCCGACGTTTATGATCTTACTTTTTGGGCGTGTTCTTACGAGGTACGTGACAGaagaaaaggttaaaaaaactaTAGGTCATGTTTGTTTTGATGAAGCCGCCATGATGTGAGCTGCGTCTtcaatctttgttttctgtacatGATAATTCACCAAAATATAGAAGTGCGCGGCCTTTGGAGACATAAACAAACCACAGTGTAGgatattaaacattttaaaatgccgGCAGAGggtagctgctc
This window encodes:
- the si:ch1073-44g3.1 gene encoding UPF0461 protein C5orf24 homolog, with the translated sequence MMHQVTTSSSDYCMSALTEDCHPGTHFDLCSTQSNKFYPSPTNPGLQLSLASLAPLPQGMHKAMACQLQDAQNDFQSQAVRIRAGEALGPEGSKKKKGTAKSGRRGRPSGTTKSAGYRTSTGRPLGTTRAAGFKTSPGRPLGTTKAAGYKVSPGRPPGSIKSLTRLKKLEFGCDGTRKLDFSNCSAPKKLDFTTCDVSSFPYTMMEKRDLCEPGSNKVDETTEINSAAASPVFEKHLVA